The genomic interval TCACCGCCCAGACTCCTGAATCAATAGAGAGATTCGCGCCGCACGGCGCGCTATATCGTGAATCGCGCGGCGAGGAGTCTAGGGGAAACGGTTTGCTAGCGTCAATGCGGTTGTGGCGTGGCTCTCTGTAGACGATTCCCGCGTGCCGACCGGCCGACGGGATGCCCCCCAGGAAAATGAGCGCTGAGCTAGCTCATTGCACGAACGTCGCGCAGAATACGCGGGCACTGAGTTAGGGAAACCCGCCGAGAACAAAGTTCAAAAACCACACCATGAAGTACGAAGAAGTCCCGCTCCCTGCGGCTGCTGCGGAATCGCACCTGAAAACGGTCGTTTGCCTGGCTTTCACCGAGGGACCAGCCGTGGACGCCGACGAAAATGTCTATTTCTCGGACATTATCAACAATCGCATCATGAAGCTGGCCGCCGATGGCACGCTGTCGGTTTTTCGCGAGCCCAGCTATCGCACCAATGGCCAGACATTCGACCAGCAAGGAAGGCTCTATCATTGCGAGGGGGCAGAATTCGGACCGGGGGGCGGCCGCCGCGTCACGCGCACGAACCTGGTATCCGGCCAATACGAAGTGTTGACCGATCAGTACGACGGTGTGCGATACAACTCCCCGAATGACGTCTGCGTTGACGGTCAGGGCCGAATTTATTTCACGGACCCCTGCTACGCCGATCGTTCGCTGATGGAGATGCGCGAAGAGGGGGTGTACCGCATCGACCACGACGGTCGCGTGACGCGCATCCTTGTGCAACCGGCCATCGATCGTCCGAACGGGATTGCCGTGACACAGGACAGCAAAAGGCTGTACGTCATCGACAGTTGCCCGACCGAACAGGGCAATCGCAAAGTCTGGGGCTTCGACCTCGATAGCGCGGGCAACCCGCACAACCAACGGCTGATCTACGATTTCGCGCCCGGGCGTGGCGGCGACGGAATGCGCCTGGATATGGCGGGCAATCTCTATGTCGCGGCCGGAGTAATGGCGGCGCGTGGTCCGCACGAAACTTCAGATGTGCTACCTGGCGTTTACATCATTTCTCCTGAAGGAAAGCTCTTGGGACGCATCCCGATCTACGAAGACGTCATCACGAATCTCGCCTTCGGCGGTACCGACGGTCGCACGATTTACATCACGGCTGGAAAAACCGTGGTGAAAGCGCGTGTCGACCATCCAGGCCAGGTGGCGTATCCGTTGTGGCAGATCGCCTGACGGTAACTCGCTCGCACCGCACCAGCTTCGACGCAAACTGATCGAGAGCGCTGGCGAATGCCGATAAGAGTTTTTTGCGAGCCTGCGCGAACCGTAGGTCCGCCTTCTCGTAGAAGAGAGTTCGCCAAGCGTCCCAACGAGCGGGGCCGGTCGTAGCTTGGAAGGATGGTCCGATCAGACCTGTTTTTCGAGCGTGCGGAGCAGCATCTGTCGAATGGCGATCGAGGATTCCGCGGCCCGAAAGAAATTCCGAAAACTTATTCCCAGGGTGCCTTGATGCCCTGGAGATGAATCAGTATACTCGCCCTTTCCCCATGAGGGTGAAGGGGAGACAGTGAGAGGTGAGAGGTGAGAGCCAAGAGTTGTCGCGACGCGACGACGGGGCTCAAAGGGCGGCTGGCTAGAGGCCAGTTCCGGGGATTCGCAGCAGAGATTTCTGTTTGCTTCCAGCGGGGCGAGCCTCTGTCCAACCGACAGCGAAGTGTGGGGCCTGAAGTGCGTTAATCGCACGACGGGTTTTGTGCTTCGGCGATCTTTGACAATTTGGTTGTGGAAAAGTGGCATTCTTAATAAGAGTCAGCCAACGTGTCTAACGACGCGTCGGCTGGTTCTCACGGCACTTAGTAGACGGCCTGCAGAGTGATGCGGCGACGGGCTTGCCCGCAGTCGAATTACGAAGTTGGCCGTAAAAGATCGAATCGTTACTGATCGTCAAATCGTTCCAGCGCTTGGAGCGGTTTGGTGGATCAATGTAGTTGACCGATCTGACGCTTTTCCTCTCGAATCGGTGGCTTGCTTCGGCAGGTCGTTGGAGCGTTGGGGAGAGTTTTGGATCTATGTGGTCAAGCTACTAAGGGCACATGGGGGATGTCTTGGCGTCAGGAGGCTTTGAAGGGCGTGGAAGACTGCGAAAAGCCCGGGGAAACTGTCAAACGAGTGTTGATCCCGGGATTCCCGAACTGGCGTGCACTGAATTCATAGGTGTACGCAGCCAACGCGGCGAACTGAAACATCTCAGTAACCGCAGGAAAAGAAAGAAAAATCGATTTCCTCAGTAGCGGCGA from Pirellulales bacterium carries:
- a CDS encoding SMP-30/gluconolactonase/LRE family protein; translation: MKYEEVPLPAAAAESHLKTVVCLAFTEGPAVDADENVYFSDIINNRIMKLAADGTLSVFREPSYRTNGQTFDQQGRLYHCEGAEFGPGGGRRVTRTNLVSGQYEVLTDQYDGVRYNSPNDVCVDGQGRIYFTDPCYADRSLMEMREEGVYRIDHDGRVTRILVQPAIDRPNGIAVTQDSKRLYVIDSCPTEQGNRKVWGFDLDSAGNPHNQRLIYDFAPGRGGDGMRLDMAGNLYVAAGVMAARGPHETSDVLPGVYIISPEGKLLGRIPIYEDVITNLAFGGTDGRTIYITAGKTVVKARVDHPGQVAYPLWQIA